From the genome of Carassius gibelio isolate Cgi1373 ecotype wild population from Czech Republic chromosome A18, carGib1.2-hapl.c, whole genome shotgun sequence:
aGGCTATCAAAACGGTTTTCttgtattttctttcttcttatttttttaagacaGTCCTTTTATTGTGAACTGTTATTGCGGTGTTTCATCTACTGTGAGACGTGATCCAGCGCACGGACTGCTTGTAGCAAAGGGGGTGTGTCTTAACTGACAAGAGAATTCAAGTGTTGTGACGGATGGGCTCGTGAATATTCATTATTAAGACGCGCCGTTCAGGTTCAGTTGATTGGCTGAAAGGTAGACGTTAGTAGAGCCGTTGATATGAGCGATAGTAAGCTGACGAATTAACTTCTCACTttggcttatgaatattaattacgttTCTTGACCTCGCGATTGAGGAAGGTTTGCAAGAAGCGTCGGCTTGACCTTATAAATATTCATGACCTAAAGCTTTGCCATAGTAGATTTCAGTCGGAGGCAGCATCTCGGCAAAGACTGGTTCAGATATCCGCAGTACCATCAACCAAAGCTTCCCGTAGCCTAAAATGCGGAAGGACACTTAACATCAGACCTCGACTGAAACATATTCAAAGGATTTACAGACCGTTTTATGGAAGCCGAGGCTGCTGTTGTAATGCTGCCTCCCAAGAACTGCATCCCCAGAAACTACAGTTGTATAGCCGGGCTGTTCGGAAGCTTGACAGCATCAGAGCAAAACCTGGAGGACGGAGAAGAAGAGATGGAGGGAGAGGAAAGCAAGAATGGAGACTGCGAATCGTTAGAAACCAGCGTAGTGAATGAAAAACCGAGAGGAAGGGAGTCATTCACGAAGCCCCCGTGTAGCCCGACCCTGCGCCGCAGGTGCAAGTCTCTCCCCACATCGGCTGAAAGAGCCAAATTAGAGATCGCACGAACCCAGAGCCCAAGCAATCAAAAAAGGGTACGTTTTGCAGACTCTCTGGGCCTGGACCTGATTTCTATCAAACACTTTGATGACACGGTTATGCCTGAGGTACCAGACCGCATTATTGATAAATTCAAGAAAGCCAGAGCGCTCCACTTGAACAATTTCGACAAGTCCAACACATCAAGCCAGTCCGTGTTTATGGAGCTGCTCTTCACAAATCCAGGATCCCTGCCGGACTTCCTTGACAGAGTTATAGCTGCGAAGGTTTTACTGGAGTCTGTACAGGCTGATGAGTGCAGCCTCTCGGGGACCGCGCGGGTTCTCAACTTGGCTTTCGAAAAAAGGGTCTATCTGAGGTACACCTTAAATAACTGGACGACATTCATGGATATACTTGCGTCCTACGTCCCCCATTCCAGCGACGGTCAGACTGACAAGTTTAGCTTCAAAATCATCACTCCGACCTTTCTGGAGTTTGGCGGAACACTGCAGTTTGCCATCAAGTACTGTGTCGAGGGAGGTGAATTTTGGGACAACAACAATGGGAATAACTACAGAGTAAGGCGACACAGATTTAAAATTTCTCCTCCAAGGGAATGGGAGAACGGATGGATCCATTTTATTTAGTGCGAGCATCAGCCGTTCTGCTACGACGAAGcttgctcatgaatattaatttcgTGACTTCCATTGACGGATTGGCTAAGTAATAATCATTAGTCAAGGTTTCGCCATAGTAGGATTAGGAATCTCTCCAGCATTGTACCATGAAGGAACTACTGACCTTCCATGAAAAACGTATGTAGCATACCACATATTCGTAAATGTAACACCGTTGTCTGTGTTCTTGTCATTGCGTAACCAATGGTAGAGAATAGGAAATTAAATTGACGTCACAGAGGCAACCACTAATTGACAAATATAACATTAGGCATATTGTTCTCTTGATTTTGATTGTTTAGCTGCTGTACATGGGAGACAAGACCCTGTCCTGCATTCATTAAAATGAGCAGCACCATTTTAATGAAGCcagtttacatttagtttttacgCATGTGCTGTAATAGGATATTGTGTAATAATTACATAATCCACGGTGAGCCTGTTACTCGTCGGTTGTGCATCAGCATCACTTGTGCTTGTTTTACGTAAGTTTGTAGCTAAGGGTTTCGGCTAACATTACCTCTGAGGAAGATTTTGATACAATAATAAATCAAACCTTTTAGAAGAGGCTATACCTTGTATCCATGAAAAATTGTGACCAGTTCTGCTCTGCCTGCT
Proteins encoded in this window:
- the LOC127933844 gene encoding protein phosphatase 1 regulatory subunit 3E gives rise to the protein MEAEAAVVMLPPKNCIPRNYSCIAGLFGSLTASEQNLEDGEEEMEGEESKNGDCESLETSVVNEKPRGRESFTKPPCSPTLRRRCKSLPTSAERAKLEIARTQSPSNQKRVRFADSLGLDLISIKHFDDTVMPEVPDRIIDKFKKARALHLNNFDKSNTSSQSVFMELLFTNPGSLPDFLDRVIAAKVLLESVQADECSLSGTARVLNLAFEKRVYLRYTLNNWTTFMDILASYVPHSSDGQTDKFSFKIITPTFLEFGGTLQFAIKYCVEGGEFWDNNNGNNYRVRRHRFKISPPREWENGWIHFI